A stretch of Longimicrobium sp. DNA encodes these proteins:
- a CDS encoding thiamine pyrophosphate-dependent enzyme, whose product MKRYAAYDPPEYLDWQADPELLRAYREKADADPERRAAIRALGEDELLAMYAGLLRNRLHDVALKRWVRNGVISKAWLGTGEEAATIGPVHALRRMGPGRDVVAPMIRNVGACHEMGMPVADIFRSYLGTADGPSGGRDLHVGDLEHGVLPPISHVGDVVPVIAGIALSFLQRGEDRVGLTWVGDGSTKAAAFHEGINFAAVRRLPVVYIIQNNQVALGTQLAQHAAGRFDDWPAMYGVAGGVFDGNHVLDAFAATRIAAERARAGGGVTLLVAETFRMGGHATHDEREARSLFPPDVFAYWGKRDPVGMFEAWLEGEGIARARLEAIEAEVAAEVDAAAEEALRSRDAAMPAGETAELGVYAGA is encoded by the coding sequence ATGAAGCGCTACGCCGCGTACGATCCCCCCGAGTACCTGGACTGGCAGGCCGATCCCGAGCTGCTGCGCGCGTACCGCGAGAAGGCCGACGCCGACCCGGAGCGCCGCGCCGCGATCCGCGCGCTCGGCGAGGACGAGCTGCTGGCGATGTACGCCGGGCTCCTGCGCAACCGCCTGCACGACGTGGCGCTCAAGCGCTGGGTGCGCAACGGCGTGATCTCCAAGGCGTGGCTGGGCACGGGCGAGGAGGCGGCCACCATCGGCCCCGTGCACGCGCTCCGGCGCATGGGCCCGGGCCGCGACGTGGTGGCGCCGATGATCCGCAACGTGGGCGCCTGCCACGAGATGGGGATGCCCGTGGCCGACATCTTCCGCAGCTACCTGGGCACCGCCGACGGCCCCTCGGGCGGGCGCGACCTGCACGTGGGCGACCTGGAGCACGGCGTGCTGCCGCCGATCTCGCACGTGGGCGACGTGGTGCCGGTGATCGCCGGGATCGCGCTCTCGTTCCTGCAGCGCGGCGAAGACCGGGTGGGGCTCACCTGGGTGGGCGACGGCTCCACCAAGGCGGCGGCGTTCCACGAGGGGATCAACTTCGCGGCGGTGCGGCGGCTGCCGGTGGTCTACATCATCCAGAACAACCAGGTGGCGCTGGGGACGCAGCTCGCCCAGCACGCCGCCGGGCGCTTCGACGACTGGCCGGCGATGTACGGCGTGGCGGGCGGCGTCTTCGACGGCAACCACGTGTTGGACGCCTTCGCCGCCACGCGGATCGCGGCCGAGCGGGCGCGCGCGGGCGGGGGCGTGACGCTCCTGGTGGCCGAGACCTTCCGCATGGGCGGCCACGCCACCCACGACGAGCGCGAGGCGCGCAGCCTGTTCCCGCCCGACGTCTTCGCCTACTGGGGGAAGCGCGACCCGGTGGGGATGTTCGAGGCGTGGCTGGAGGGGGAGGGGATCGCGCGCGCGCGCCTGGAGGCGATCGAGGCCGAGGTCGCCGCCGAGGTCGACGCGGCCGCCGAGGAGGCGCTCCGGAGCCGCGACGCCGCCATGCCCGCCGGCGAGACGGCGGAGCTGGGCGTCTACGCCGGGGCGTGA
- a CDS encoding nuclear transport factor 2 family protein, with product MRQYWILALAMLEAACRAVPARPVPDGRAGLARAEIERELRRMEEAARRKDAEGFVRADSVITIATPDGRSLTRTRAELVSDQACRWEAVVETREIRFDLDSLRVDGDSAVVFVRQRWERRLRGDDGAEHIRLTHAAHRETWVRRPAGWRTRSVRILGQGPNYTDGKPQ from the coding sequence ATGCGACAGTACTGGATTCTCGCGCTCGCGATGCTGGAGGCTGCGTGCCGGGCGGTGCCCGCGCGGCCGGTGCCGGACGGCCGGGCCGGCCTCGCGCGGGCGGAGATCGAGCGGGAGCTGCGCAGGATGGAGGAGGCCGCGCGGCGCAAGGACGCGGAGGGGTTCGTCCGCGCCGACTCGGTGATCACCATCGCCACGCCGGACGGGCGGTCGCTCACCCGCACCCGCGCCGAGCTGGTGAGCGACCAGGCGTGCCGCTGGGAGGCGGTGGTCGAGACGCGCGAGATCCGCTTCGACCTCGACAGCCTGCGGGTGGACGGCGACTCGGCGGTGGTCTTCGTCCGCCAGCGCTGGGAGCGGCGCCTGCGCGGCGATGACGGCGCCGAGCACATCCGCCTCACCCACGCCGCGCACCGGGAGACGTGGGTGCGCCGCCCCGCCGGGTGGCGCACGCGCTCGGTCCGGATCCTCGGCCAGGGCCCCAACTACACCGACGGCAAGCCGCAGTAG
- a CDS encoding PPK2 family polyphosphate kinase, whose translation MKLKPVQKGERVPLDDRDAARPEGLPDDDELEKKTKELGKELGDLQSALYAEGKRALLVVFQARDAGGKDGAIKRVFGPLNPQGSYAASFKAPTEEELAHDFLWRVHRVAPEKGMIGIFNRSHYEDVLVVRVEKLAPPEVWQKRYRQINAFERTLVESGTRILKFFLHVSREEQKERLLARLDDPEKNWKFRVSDLQAREKWDEYAEAYRDVFSRCSTPWAPWYIVPADDKRVRDFLVAKNVVGVLRKMDPKYPPADPDVLAWRDRIV comes from the coding sequence ATGAAGCTGAAGCCCGTGCAGAAGGGCGAGCGCGTGCCGCTCGACGACCGCGACGCCGCCCGGCCCGAGGGGCTCCCCGACGACGACGAGCTGGAGAAGAAGACCAAGGAGCTGGGCAAGGAGCTCGGCGACCTGCAGAGCGCGCTCTACGCCGAGGGGAAGCGGGCGCTCCTGGTGGTGTTCCAGGCCCGTGACGCGGGGGGCAAGGACGGGGCGATCAAGCGCGTGTTCGGGCCGCTCAACCCGCAGGGCTCGTACGCCGCCTCGTTCAAGGCGCCCACGGAAGAGGAACTGGCGCACGACTTCCTCTGGCGCGTGCACAGGGTGGCGCCCGAGAAGGGGATGATCGGCATCTTCAACCGCTCGCACTACGAAGACGTGCTGGTGGTGCGGGTGGAGAAGCTGGCGCCGCCCGAGGTGTGGCAGAAGCGCTATCGGCAGATCAACGCCTTCGAGCGGACGCTGGTGGAGAGCGGCACGCGCATCCTCAAGTTCTTCCTCCACGTCTCGCGCGAGGAGCAGAAGGAGCGCCTGCTGGCGCGCCTGGACGATCCCGAGAAGAACTGGAAGTTCCGCGTGAGCGACCTGCAGGCGCGCGAGAAGTGGGACGAGTACGCCGAGGCCTACCGCGACGTCTTCTCCCGCTGCAGCACCCCGTGGGCGCCCTGGTACATCGTCCCCGCCGACGACAAGCGCGTGCGCGACTTCCTGGTGGCGAAGAACGTGGTGGGCGTGCTGCGCAAGATGGACCCCAAGTACCCCCCCGCCGACCCCGACGTCCTCGCCTGGCGCGACCGCATCGTGTAA
- a CDS encoding EamA family transporter has product MEREQADAMVGAEATAPVPGWGWTETALAVMVLVWGVNFAVVKRALAAFDPLAFNAVRFVIASAAVGAVLRSRGPLALPARRDLPRILALGLLGNVLYQMCFILGLARARAGTASLMLAVTPIFTALLSALTGHERPGWRTWAGAALSIGGVALVTGAGLSLEGREELTGDLILLGAAAVWALYTVGARPVVRRYGSVATTAWTLWVGTVGLVLAGVPATAAQRWDVGWEAWGGLVFSALFAIGLAYLIWYRGVEKIGNTRTAIFSNLTPVVAMTAAAVLLKETPSTWALVGAALTLTGVMVVRSDQGTAGDGE; this is encoded by the coding sequence ATGGAGCGCGAGCAGGCGGACGCGATGGTGGGGGCGGAGGCCACGGCGCCGGTGCCCGGGTGGGGGTGGACCGAGACGGCGCTGGCGGTGATGGTGCTGGTGTGGGGCGTCAACTTCGCCGTGGTCAAGCGCGCGCTGGCGGCGTTCGACCCGCTGGCCTTCAACGCGGTGCGCTTCGTGATCGCCTCCGCGGCGGTGGGGGCGGTGCTGCGCTCCCGGGGGCCGCTGGCGCTCCCCGCGCGGCGCGACCTGCCGCGCATCCTGGCGCTGGGGCTGCTCGGCAACGTGCTGTACCAGATGTGCTTCATCCTGGGCCTCGCCCGCGCCCGCGCCGGCACCGCCAGCCTGATGCTGGCGGTGACGCCGATCTTCACCGCGCTCCTCTCGGCGCTCACGGGGCACGAGCGGCCGGGGTGGCGCACCTGGGCGGGGGCGGCGCTCTCCATCGGCGGGGTGGCGCTGGTGACGGGGGCGGGGCTCTCGCTGGAGGGGCGCGAGGAGCTGACGGGCGACCTGATCCTGCTGGGCGCCGCGGCGGTGTGGGCGCTCTACACGGTGGGCGCCCGGCCGGTGGTGCGGCGCTACGGCTCGGTGGCCACCACGGCGTGGACGCTGTGGGTGGGCACCGTGGGGCTGGTGCTGGCGGGGGTGCCGGCCACGGCGGCGCAGCGGTGGGACGTGGGGTGGGAGGCGTGGGGCGGGCTGGTGTTCTCGGCGCTCTTCGCCATCGGGCTGGCGTACCTGATCTGGTACCGCGGGGTGGAGAAGATCGGCAACACGCGCACGGCCATCTTCTCCAACCTCACCCCCGTGGTGGCGATGACGGCCGCCGCCGTGCTGCTGAAGGAGACGCCGTCCACGTGGGCGCTGGTGGGCGCGGCGCTCACCCTCACGGGCGTGATGGTGGTGCGCTCGGACCAGGGAACCGCAGGGGACGGGGAATAG
- a CDS encoding cytochrome c translates to MWRGRSIGWTLALALLAACDRLGGEGGARAATPASGQETSSASRSSADDGSDGAKLYRQACIMCHGEGGRGTQLGPSLADAEWRRAQGGAPDQIAAVVRGGVPDPGEFPVPMPARGDGTFDNEEVAAVSSYVQSLSR, encoded by the coding sequence ATGTGGAGAGGTAGGTCGATCGGCTGGACCCTGGCGCTCGCGCTGCTGGCGGCGTGCGACAGGCTCGGCGGCGAGGGCGGCGCCCGCGCCGCCACCCCGGCGTCGGGCCAGGAAACGAGCTCCGCCTCGCGCTCGTCCGCCGACGACGGGTCCGACGGCGCGAAGCTCTACCGCCAGGCCTGCATCATGTGCCACGGCGAGGGCGGCCGGGGAACGCAGCTCGGCCCCTCGCTGGCGGACGCCGAGTGGCGCCGGGCCCAGGGCGGCGCCCCCGACCAGATCGCCGCCGTGGTGCGCGGCGGCGTCCCCGACCCCGGCGAATTCCCCGTCCCGATGCCCGCCCGCGGCGACGGCACCTTCGACAACGAGGAGGTCGCCGCCGTCAGCAGCTACGTGCAGTCCCTCTCCCGTTGA
- a CDS encoding alpha/beta fold hydrolase produces MPDPRASPMPRPPLSRLARLPPRRAWWRTAGYRARVTDIDTYRVHSVEAGEGPEAVVLLHGLSGSSRWWRGNVPALAETRKVLVPDVIGFGRSRCPGPLPDVPALADVLARWIEAVADAPVHLVGHSLGGHLAIHLAARRPERVRRLVLADAAGIPRRVDARMLMRFAWEVAPPRRWGDPRFLPVIWRDALAAGPFNVLAGLRHTLKDDVRPLLPRIRAPTLVLWGERDSIVPLEHARILRDGIPDARLLVLEGAYHNPMVDRAEAFNAAVLGFLAGEEVGE; encoded by the coding sequence GTGCCCGACCCCCGTGCTTCCCCGATGCCGCGCCCGCCGCTCTCCCGACTCGCGCGCCTGCCGCCGCGCCGCGCCTGGTGGCGCACGGCGGGGTACCGCGCGCGCGTCACGGACATCGACACCTACCGGGTGCATTCCGTCGAGGCGGGCGAGGGGCCGGAAGCCGTGGTGCTCCTGCACGGCCTCTCGGGCTCGTCGCGCTGGTGGCGGGGCAACGTCCCGGCCCTGGCGGAAACGAGGAAGGTGCTGGTGCCGGACGTGATCGGCTTCGGGCGGAGCCGCTGCCCGGGGCCGCTGCCGGACGTGCCGGCGCTGGCGGACGTGCTGGCGCGGTGGATCGAGGCGGTGGCGGACGCTCCGGTCCACCTGGTGGGCCACTCGCTGGGCGGGCACCTGGCCATCCACCTGGCGGCGCGCCGGCCGGAGCGGGTGCGCCGCCTGGTGCTGGCCGACGCGGCGGGGATCCCGCGGCGGGTCGACGCGCGGATGCTGATGCGCTTCGCCTGGGAGGTGGCGCCGCCCAGGCGCTGGGGCGACCCGCGCTTCCTCCCGGTGATCTGGCGCGACGCGCTGGCGGCGGGCCCGTTCAACGTGCTGGCGGGGCTGCGCCACACGCTGAAGGACGACGTGCGCCCGCTCCTGCCGCGGATCCGGGCGCCCACGCTCGTCCTCTGGGGCGAGCGCGACAGCATCGTCCCCCTGGAGCACGCGCGCATCCTCAGGGACGGGATCCCGGACGCGCGGCTGCTGGTGCTGGAGGGGGCCTACCACAACCCGATGGTGGACCGGGCCGAGGCGTTCAACGCGGCGGTGCTGGGGTTCCTGGCGGGGGAGGAGGTGGGGGAGTGA
- a CDS encoding tetratricopeptide repeat protein: MGTSFLSAEEFDEQAHRLYEAGDYDEALELLREGLRRHPDSVLLHVGLGYVRIAREEYAWARISFETALELDPEYEDAWVGLGETLLKFGRVDEALKCFATVDAMGLAEDLELGLTMGRALYREGLFADAKHRFASLSAAHPESAEVAAARGYTLHALGDDVGARRELRRALRLDGDLHEARIYLAHLLHDRGDLAGALRELERVPPAEHWDTLSLWRFLELKASVDRAADDDPALGPWRERIAELEAEPDEVDHLLAEVESSFEGAEEEAEKPLELSAQIDFIMRMLNAPGEGRETEVKVHRVRTMEGTLYEGTWDDILRGMRDRSEPGLPLSVYMRRAARQIRERTGRTIPCDSAEAFLRAGARLGLLRIES, translated from the coding sequence ATGGGCACCTCTTTCCTCAGCGCGGAAGAGTTCGACGAGCAGGCGCACCGCCTCTACGAGGCGGGCGACTACGACGAGGCGCTGGAGCTGCTGCGCGAGGGGCTGCGCCGGCACCCCGACTCGGTGCTCCTGCACGTGGGTCTCGGCTACGTGCGGATCGCGCGCGAGGAGTACGCCTGGGCGCGCATCTCCTTCGAGACGGCGCTGGAGCTCGACCCCGAGTACGAGGACGCCTGGGTGGGGCTCGGCGAGACCCTGCTCAAGTTCGGCCGCGTGGACGAGGCGCTCAAGTGCTTCGCCACGGTCGACGCCATGGGGCTGGCCGAAGACCTGGAGCTGGGGCTCACCATGGGGCGGGCGCTCTACCGCGAGGGGCTCTTCGCCGACGCCAAGCACCGCTTCGCCTCGCTCTCGGCCGCGCACCCCGAGAGCGCCGAGGTGGCCGCCGCCCGCGGCTACACCCTGCACGCCCTGGGCGACGACGTGGGCGCGCGCCGCGAGCTGCGCCGGGCGCTCCGGCTGGACGGCGACCTGCACGAGGCCCGCATCTATCTGGCGCACCTGCTGCACGACCGCGGCGACCTGGCCGGCGCGCTGCGCGAGCTGGAGCGCGTCCCGCCGGCGGAGCACTGGGACACCCTCTCGCTCTGGCGCTTCCTGGAGCTCAAGGCCTCGGTGGACCGCGCGGCCGACGACGACCCCGCGCTCGGGCCCTGGCGCGAGCGCATCGCCGAGCTCGAGGCCGAGCCCGACGAGGTCGACCACCTGCTGGCCGAGGTCGAGTCGTCGTTCGAGGGGGCCGAGGAGGAGGCCGAGAAGCCGCTGGAGCTCTCGGCGCAGATCGACTTCATCATGCGGATGCTGAACGCCCCCGGCGAGGGGCGCGAGACCGAGGTGAAGGTGCACCGCGTGCGCACCATGGAGGGCACGCTGTACGAGGGCACCTGGGACGACATCCTGCGCGGGATGCGCGACCGCTCCGAGCCGGGGCTGCCGCTGTCGGTGTACATGCGCCGCGCCGCGCGCCAGATCCGCGAGCGCACCGGGCGCACCATCCCCTGCGACAGCGCCGAGGCGTTCCTGAGGGCGGGCGCCCGCCTGGGCCTGCTGCGCATCGAGTCCTGA
- a CDS encoding helix-turn-helix transcriptional regulator, translated as MKKKESVPEYEVSSGNVFADVGRENAEELLAKAELVHQITLLIEQRGISQSQAAELLGTTQPTVSDLIRGRLSKFSMERLIYFLNRLDRDVEIVVREKPVTEDRARIRVAAA; from the coding sequence ATGAAGAAGAAAGAGTCTGTGCCCGAATACGAGGTCAGCAGCGGCAACGTCTTTGCCGACGTTGGACGGGAGAACGCCGAAGAACTGCTCGCAAAGGCCGAACTGGTGCATCAGATCACCCTTCTGATCGAGCAGCGGGGGATTTCACAATCCCAGGCGGCGGAACTCTTGGGTACCACGCAACCTACGGTGTCTGACCTGATCCGCGGCCGGCTGTCGAAATTCTCGATGGAACGGCTGATCTACTTCCTGAACCGGCTGGACCGCGATGTGGAAATCGTCGTCCGCGAGAAGCCGGTGACGGAGGATCGCGCCCGGATCAGGGTCGCCGCGGCGTAG
- a CDS encoding tetratricopeptide repeat protein produces the protein MSHDPESTLRPLRSVALDLESLRAGEVRAGAVVRVARAAEAALRRMLRDDPTAPVELRLKALSPDDLPTDALLAELRRRDRLPMELAAAFHDLSATAARLASEGGDAAPRDAETALAVADGLQRHVRAHPADAPLEDPVLGADETLIPQPPEDRELVHPVPHVSRTRPAWPWVAGAAALAALALLAVLLLGGGGSDALRDGEAAYRAGQTPRAETLFRQAAREDPGAPLPHYYLAQIYRQSGRRGEAARELREGLAAAPEHPGLNTELGYLLLETGRQREAVERLQQAVLLDSTSARAWAGLVRALRESGYPAQAERVLARAPAEVRALLTAPGAAPGATLP, from the coding sequence GTGAGCCACGACCCCGAGTCCACCCTGCGCCCGCTGCGGAGCGTGGCGCTGGACCTGGAGAGCCTGCGCGCCGGCGAGGTCCGCGCCGGCGCGGTGGTGCGCGTCGCCCGCGCGGCCGAGGCGGCGCTCCGGCGCATGCTGCGCGACGACCCCACCGCGCCGGTGGAGCTCCGGCTGAAGGCGCTCTCGCCCGACGACCTCCCCACCGACGCCCTGCTGGCCGAGCTGCGCCGGCGCGACCGCCTGCCGATGGAGCTGGCCGCCGCCTTCCACGACCTCTCCGCCACCGCCGCGCGCCTGGCCTCGGAGGGCGGCGACGCCGCCCCCCGCGACGCCGAGACCGCCCTGGCCGTGGCCGACGGGCTGCAGCGCCACGTGCGCGCCCACCCCGCCGACGCGCCGCTCGAAGACCCCGTGCTCGGGGCCGACGAGACGCTGATCCCCCAGCCGCCGGAAGACCGGGAGCTGGTGCACCCCGTCCCGCACGTCTCCCGCACCCGCCCCGCGTGGCCGTGGGTGGCGGGCGCCGCGGCGCTGGCGGCGCTCGCGCTCCTGGCCGTCCTGCTGCTCGGCGGCGGCGGCTCCGATGCCCTGCGCGACGGCGAGGCGGCGTACCGGGCCGGTCAGACGCCGCGGGCGGAGACGCTCTTCCGCCAGGCCGCGCGCGAAGACCCCGGGGCGCCGCTGCCGCACTACTACCTGGCGCAGATCTACCGCCAGTCCGGCCGGCGGGGCGAGGCCGCCCGCGAGCTGCGCGAGGGGCTGGCCGCCGCGCCCGAGCACCCGGGGCTCAACACCGAGCTCGGCTACCTGCTGCTGGAGACCGGCCGCCAGCGCGAGGCCGTCGAGCGCCTGCAGCAGGCGGTGCTGCTCGACTCCACCTCGGCCCGCGCCTGGGCCGGGCTGGTGCGCGCGCTGCGCGAGTCGGGCTACCCGGCGCAGGCCGAGCGCGTGCTGGCGCGCGCCCCCGCCGAGGTGCGCGCGCTGCTCACCGCCCCCGGCGCCGCGCCGGGCGCCACGCTCCCCTGA
- a CDS encoding alpha/beta hydrolase produces MTLGEAAEAWSRTHRVDAEGCEIRFREAGRGPSLVLVHGLGLSADFWARNGPPLAAAGFRVLAPDLPGFGRTEGPPLLPVEEQARWVARWADAVGLGPAAYVGHSVSCQTALELAAGAPERVTALVLAAPTGDPAPGRLLRQAAGFVVDPVFEPLDLFVSVGENYLRAGFGRWLRTWVAAGRHDTMAAARRARAPGIVLLGKHDPVVRRGFARELAEALPGGRCVVLPAGAHAIVFDAAEEFNAAVVKFLRKVLPEARSADP; encoded by the coding sequence ATGACGCTGGGGGAGGCGGCGGAGGCGTGGAGCCGCACGCACCGGGTGGACGCGGAGGGGTGCGAGATCCGCTTCCGCGAGGCCGGGCGCGGGCCGAGCCTGGTGCTGGTGCACGGGCTGGGGCTCTCGGCGGACTTCTGGGCGCGCAACGGGCCCCCGCTGGCGGCGGCGGGGTTCCGCGTCCTGGCGCCGGACCTGCCGGGCTTCGGGCGGACGGAGGGGCCGCCGCTGCTGCCGGTGGAGGAGCAGGCGCGCTGGGTGGCCCGCTGGGCGGACGCCGTCGGGCTGGGGCCGGCGGCGTACGTGGGGCACTCGGTCAGCTGCCAGACGGCGCTGGAGCTGGCGGCCGGCGCGCCGGAGCGGGTGACGGCGCTGGTGCTGGCGGCGCCCACGGGCGACCCGGCGCCCGGGCGGCTGCTGCGGCAGGCGGCGGGCTTCGTGGTGGACCCGGTGTTCGAGCCGCTCGACCTCTTCGTCTCGGTGGGCGAGAACTACCTGCGCGCCGGCTTCGGGCGCTGGCTGCGCACCTGGGTGGCGGCGGGGCGCCACGACACCATGGCGGCGGCCCGGCGGGCGCGCGCGCCGGGGATCGTGCTGCTGGGCAAGCACGACCCCGTGGTGCGCCGCGGCTTCGCGCGGGAGCTGGCGGAGGCGCTCCCGGGCGGGCGGTGCGTGGTGCTCCCGGCGGGCGCGCACGCCATCGTCTTCGACGCGGCGGAGGAGTTCAACGCCGCGGTGGTGAAGTTCCTCCGCAAGGTGCTCCCGGAGGCGCGCTCCGCCGACCCGTGA
- a CDS encoding zinc ribbon domain-containing protein produces MDALDRLYRRIADVLLREPGHPVTVGDLYQHLVPYRAVRAELAFAELAEYEHALLRLLSGERDYLVVERADVQEEFQRELRTSNPILGIYRDYAEVGVYLNPYAPEVPAPDHAAPPAPAAAEPAPAAPSADGDATVAEPAPQPKAKPRLRSCPTCRSALPQDREARFCPFCGRALAPIPCPECSAMVEPDWRFCASCGWPRETGAPAPPPSPEHRLR; encoded by the coding sequence ATGGACGCACTCGACCGCCTGTACCGGCGGATCGCCGACGTGCTCCTCCGCGAGCCGGGGCATCCGGTCACGGTGGGCGACCTCTACCAGCACCTGGTGCCGTACCGCGCGGTGCGCGCCGAGCTGGCCTTCGCGGAGCTGGCCGAGTACGAGCACGCGCTGCTCAGGCTCCTCTCCGGCGAGCGCGACTACCTGGTGGTGGAGCGCGCCGACGTGCAGGAGGAGTTCCAGCGCGAGCTGCGCACCTCCAACCCGATCCTGGGGATCTACCGCGACTACGCGGAGGTGGGCGTCTACCTGAACCCCTACGCCCCCGAGGTCCCCGCGCCCGACCACGCCGCGCCGCCCGCCCCCGCGGCCGCGGAGCCGGCGCCCGCCGCCCCCTCGGCCGACGGCGACGCGACGGTGGCCGAGCCCGCGCCGCAGCCGAAGGCGAAGCCACGCCTGCGCTCCTGCCCCACCTGCCGCTCGGCGCTGCCGCAGGACCGCGAGGCGCGCTTCTGCCCCTTCTGCGGGCGGGCGCTCGCGCCGATCCCCTGCCCCGAGTGCAGCGCCATGGTGGAGCCCGACTGGCGCTTCTGCGCCTCGTGCGGGTGGCCGCGCGAGACCGGCGCCCCGGCGCCGCCCCCCTCCCCGGAACACCGCTTGCGGTAG
- a CDS encoding hemolysin family protein, which produces MDPDPSSFPLFIALALIAANAFLVAAEFALIAVRRNRIEQNVRLGDPRSARVLPSLDRLEELVFAAQLGRSLASVLLGYYAVRAARDWLEPLGVLPVPALLLALGAVVVLHATIGQQVPKLVAIHRAEWITAHVSIPFLEMAAWVLWPVTTPLGFLVRAVVRLCGVRTSGFHPLMQTPEELRMLVTHGADPGEIEPDERDMIRGVFEFAETVAREVMTPRTAMVAVSVDTGFDELVRIAIEEGHSRYPVYEGSVDSIVGVLLTKDLLPLLENREELEQTGFDLRSVLRPAYFVPGTKRVSELLSELRQNKVHLAIVLDEYGGTHGLVTMEDLLEEIVGEIADEYDEPEPEFEPTPEGDVLIDGATSLWEVNERFGLRLPEEEFDTLGGYVFGTLGRVPVAGDRVAAPGVDGEVELKVEETEERRVTVVRLCHRPSPTADAVPASDRAAG; this is translated from the coding sequence ATGGACCCCGACCCGAGTAGTTTCCCCCTTTTCATAGCGCTGGCGCTGATCGCGGCGAACGCCTTCCTGGTGGCCGCCGAGTTCGCCCTCATCGCCGTCCGCCGCAACCGCATCGAACAGAACGTACGCCTGGGCGACCCCCGCTCGGCGCGCGTGCTCCCCTCGCTCGACCGCCTGGAGGAGCTGGTGTTCGCCGCGCAGCTGGGGCGCAGCCTGGCCTCGGTGCTGCTGGGCTACTACGCCGTGCGCGCCGCGCGCGACTGGCTGGAGCCGCTGGGCGTGCTCCCCGTCCCCGCCCTCCTGCTGGCGCTGGGCGCGGTGGTGGTCCTGCACGCGACCATCGGCCAGCAGGTGCCCAAGCTGGTGGCCATCCACCGCGCCGAGTGGATCACCGCGCACGTCTCCATCCCCTTCCTGGAGATGGCGGCGTGGGTGCTGTGGCCGGTCACCACCCCGCTCGGCTTCCTGGTGCGCGCCGTCGTGCGGCTCTGTGGAGTCCGCACCAGCGGCTTCCACCCGCTGATGCAGACCCCCGAGGAGCTGCGCATGCTGGTGACGCACGGCGCCGACCCCGGCGAGATCGAGCCCGACGAGCGCGACATGATCCGCGGCGTCTTCGAGTTCGCCGAGACGGTGGCGCGCGAGGTGATGACGCCGCGCACCGCCATGGTGGCCGTCTCCGTCGACACCGGCTTCGACGAGCTGGTGCGGATCGCCATCGAGGAGGGGCACTCGCGCTACCCCGTCTACGAGGGCTCGGTCGACTCGATCGTGGGCGTGCTGCTCACCAAGGACCTCCTGCCGCTGCTGGAGAACCGGGAGGAGCTGGAGCAGACCGGCTTCGACCTGCGCAGCGTCCTGCGCCCGGCGTACTTCGTCCCCGGCACCAAGCGGGTGAGCGAGCTGCTCTCGGAGCTCCGGCAGAACAAGGTGCACCTGGCCATCGTGCTCGACGAGTACGGCGGCACGCACGGCCTGGTGACCATGGAGGACCTGCTGGAGGAGATCGTGGGCGAGATCGCCGACGAGTACGACGAGCCCGAGCCCGAGTTCGAGCCCACCCCCGAGGGCGACGTGCTGATCGACGGCGCCACCAGCCTGTGGGAAGTCAACGAGCGCTTCGGCCTGCGGCTGCCCGAGGAGGAGTTCGACACCCTGGGCGGCTACGTCTTCGGCACCCTGGGCCGCGTCCCCGTCGCCGGCGACCGGGTGGCGGCCCCCGGCGTGGACGGCGAGGTGGAGCTGAAGGTGGAGGAGACCGAGGAGCGCCGCGTCACGGTGGTGCGCCTCTGCCACCGCCCCTCGCCCACCGCCGACGCCGTCCCCGCCAGCGACCGGGCGGCGGGCTGA